In Rutidosis leptorrhynchoides isolate AG116_Rl617_1_P2 chromosome 6, CSIRO_AGI_Rlap_v1, whole genome shotgun sequence, the DNA window gagaatacatgcgcactttacgttttacatactaggcacgagtacttcaactttatatatgtgtgggttatacaacggcataaactttccccttagctcggtaacgtttagtcattgatctttgaaccggtgaacgcgaatcttagatatggatccacagggtttgacatccccactcgggctagtagcgctagcatttaacgggtgtttaatacttcgtaaacatacgcactcgccaagtgtacttttagggggtgataaacgttaagttagttaccaagtgcccacggttatacatatacttttcatactgttttgaaacgctgttgaagcactgaaatctcgtggcctaccttacattactgttatacttaaactataactcaccaacctttgtgttgacgtttttaagcatgtttttctcaggtgcttaaggtttgcttgcttccgctgtactagtcatgctttgtagacacccgctgcgcttaatagagatgtcaccgcatgaaacatttattttgcattcaaacaatattacttttgaaagaatgtatttgtaacgacctatggatcACGTACTATTATTCTTGCTTGCTATTCGTAaaagcatactttcggatgttaaacatttgacattggttaaaacgtcaccttttatcacgaatgcaaactctttttgaaatagcatatagtgtttgaccttgtaatgatcttgttgatgatgattcgtacacgatggttttgtacggggcatcacaggtgACGACTAAAAAAATAAAGTAAACCGAAGCAGCAGCTTAACAAAACAAATGGGTCGTCAAATGGTGATGTCGATCAGACATGAAAAGGTTTAAGCAACAACTCCAGGGTTCGGTTGTAATTGTTAATTAAGCAGAAATATTAGTGTAATCCAATTAGTAAATGGGCCACAAGCAGCCATATAAAATTGTTGGGCTGTTACTTGAAGTGGTCTGTTGACCCAATCACGTTTCCAAACCGAAAAAGAAAAGAATAATAGGGAATTCGTATTCTGTAGGGTTTAATGAaggtggggtctttatttattttggaatGGGTCGACGGTTTCCCACTAAAGTATCATCATTGAAATTCATCATTCGATTTCTTTAATGTATTGCTTTAATTGTCTATATCTCCACTATTCTTTGCTGAACAGGAATAGGAAAGATTACAGCTGTAGACCTGATCTCTTTTTGCAAGTGGGATTTGTTTTTCTTTTAGGTGGGGAGTGGGGTTCGATCAATAAGGAAGCAGAAGAGTAAATATATGTAGTATTCTTTCGTCTCATTTTTATTTACCAATTTCTTTATCACTTCACCAACTAACACGTAATCAATATATAGTTCATtgcttaacatcattattattgccTTCGTTGATCAGAAACACAAAAGAAACACAGTAGCTCGCGAATTTAcagaagagagagagaagagtgagAGGATACGGGAGTAAAGGTGATGGTGTTTGGTTTCGTTTAAACAGAAATAGCAGTAGTAACAAGTGATGATTAGTGTAGGTTTTCGAACAGATGAAGCAACACAAAGTAATTGATGGTTTGTAAGATAGTTGTTTTGAGTGGTCTCATGATGGTGGTGATTCAAGGTTGAAGAGGGTTTAATGTTGTTATAGTTGAAGCTCGATGATTTGGTGGTCGTTTTGCCGTTTGAAGTAGAAAAACAGGAGGAGAGAGAGGTGATTATCAATGGTGGTTTACGGTGGTCTTTGGGGCTGCTCATTAGAAAAAGAACAGTTGCAGCAACGATTAGTAAATGGTTCTTCGGGCTGTTAATCGAGTAGATAGGAAACAACCATAGTAGCTAGCAATTGTAGTGATGGGTTGTGATGGTCATCGAAAGAAAGTAACAGCAAGGAAAAATAATCAAAACAGAATTAGATAGGTATTAGTTGTACCTTGGCTTAGCTCGACAGAAACAACAATACCCGGTTGAAATTATAAGATGGTTTCATGGTGGCGACAGTTAAGGTGGCGAGGGTGTCGAAGAAGAGAGGTGTTAAGGTGGTTGAATAGGTGTTAAGTTCTTGTAAATGAAATGGTGGTTTTACATCGTGATGGTGGTAGCGAATACAATGGTGACTTATGGTGGTTGTTTGGGTGTTCTTGGGGTGGCGGAGGGTAGAGCCGGTGGAAGGAGAGTGAAGTTTGAACATAGTTACCCGCAAGAAGTTCCATATATCTCTCCTACATATAActacataattataaatatatagatatacaacaatatgtaataatatatgtataatataaaaacttatattataataataatatcaaacatGTGTTACAGATTTTAAGAAACAGTATTCTCAATTAAGCACAGTGAGACTCAATAGTGATGCAGCCTCTGAATTGTATTTATTCTACCGACGGTTTTCACGGACTGCGATATTGTGGCCCGTTGTTtaaatcagtagcggataaaagttctcacataaattccaaaattttaaattaagtatatttatttattttggtcattatggtataaaattcgattattaatttttaaataaaaaattacatcaactgtccctctcaattttgggtaaaatataaaaggttctaAGTTTTAACAAGcagctcctaaatatatttttaataagtctataatttatagatctCATTTTCGGATCTTCgttaattttaaaattatataagtttgaattaaacttctctaaataataatcgacacgtccaatgagtattacaatcacttaatatttatttttaatatactttatatatataaagttatgttttaaataataactaatataatatcatattttattttatcttaCATAGTAAATTCAAATAATTGatttatataatatttcaaattaatatatatatatatatatatatatatatatatatatatatatatatatatatatatatatatatatatatatataattaaatatgtacatatctatttacaaataattgttcgtgaatcgtcaggaatgatcGAAGGTCATATGAACatattccaaaattttcgagactcaacattacaggctttgcttatcgtgtcggaaacatataaagattaagtttaaatttggtcagaaattttcggataGTCACATATATATAATAAGATATATATTTTCGTCAAAAGAAAAAACATGAACTAGGAAGAGGTAGCAGGCCCACTTCGTTGGGCCAAAAATTTGGGGCCGAAaaaagtaaaagtataaaaaaaaaatgaaaaaggaCAAAAATGCTGACATCATATGATGTCAGCCAAAAACACTATAGCGACCGGCCATTTTGATGGCTAATATAAGTATTGTAAATGTAAATTATTAACCTTACAAATTCAACCTACCATTCAATTTACTCAATAGTATAATGACGTATGAAAAATCTAAGATTAATGGCATGAAAGAGAATTATTGAAAGACACATGTACCAGAATGGTAGGTTAAATGGTAGGTTGAATTAGGGTTAAATGGTTGGTTGAATTGGGGTTCAAACACATGGAAAGGAGTAATCTCTTTTCTTATTTTCTATGTAAAACAGTTTAGAAAGTTAATTGGAGTTCAAACAACTCTATAAAGTCAAAACAAATTTTGATGTTTATATGATacttagggtgcgtttgtttgcctcttaatggaatgattcagtgttgaatgttgaaccattcagcattgaatgacatatggtgctgaatggttcagaattcagtgctgaaccattcagagttgaaacactctcttaatcATTAAGAGCCTAATTTTTCTGTAATATTCTTTTCAAATCATATCCCGGACGTTTAACCAACAAGTATATTGTATTTTTTATTCATGTAACACGTTAATAATGTAATTATATTCAATTCATATCGTTCATATAGAACGATTACCAAACAACTTACTTTCATTCAGAACAGACTTTATTCAgaggctctgaaccattcagattctgaatcattcagcgctaaatcattcagttttatcaaacgcacccttaatcATTCAAATGTTGTAACCATCTGATTATAATGCAGTAAAGTGGAACAGATTTAGGGGTGGTAATGAATTTAGGGCATTCAATGAAATGGTTAATGAAAAAGTTGCAGGTGTGGTAATGtgtttgtaaaaaaataaaaagaagaaagaaatggGGAAGAAACTGTTGAAGAAAGAATGGTTTTAATTACTTAAGTAAATATTACAGTTAGCATAAAAACAAACGCTCTTTAAACCCTTATTTATAGATCTTCAGCCACATATTCTCTACATATGTAATTCGCAGATCTTCACACAAAGACATATTAAAAAAACAAAGAGTACCTTAAAAAATTAAATAGAATTTATTCTTGAATAATCACATAGAGTCATGACATTGCGTACTCAATATCTTATGGTTGCGGCTCCTGTAGGCATCTCGGAGATCCTACATATTTGTCATGGAACAGAAACCCGAATGATGTGCGATTGTCTAGTTATCGGGTCGGTTGAATGGGCTTCTTATGATCTTGTATGTATTTGGTCTCTTCTACGGCCATACTTTGTAGATTTAGTAATATCGTTTATTAATTGACTGGGAAATTATTATTGAGTAACGCCCGATTCTGGTATACGTTATGCCCTCCTTGACAATGTATAGGTATTATTGAGTAATAAGTTTACAATGAATGTTAGTGTAATCTGTTACTGCAATCAGTTTATCAGTTTTTgaattgttaattgttaataatagataataataatgataatattgatatctATACTTCAGGCAAGGGTCAGTGCTCACAACTTGCATTGCATTTATTTTAAAGACATAGTCATAAAATGTAAAGTCAAAGCCTCCAATCATACTTTTGAGATTCAACATATTTTATATCTATTTCAATTAGTTACTTACAAAAACTTGTCACTAGTTATGTAAAAGAAAGTCCAGGTTAGAAGGAGATGAAATGGCACCCATCATAACCTGTTCAAAAGAAAGTAAAGATTAGATATCGACCGATAAAGTCAAAATAGTCGAGGGATCGGAGGTAGGTAACCGAAGCTATTGATGGACTTACTTGGGTCAACAGTGACGAGCATGGCGGACCCACCAAACTCACAGGTCCCGCCAGCCGCTTTGGTTCTTTGCCAGTAGCTATTGAATGCATAAGAAGCATGTGCAAACAATGTATCAGGCTGAAAGCACTCTCCATTTGGCTGTAGTGATTCACAGTCAGCGCCTGAACCACAAGCGTAATTCATGGCTTCTTGGATAATTGGATCTGGAACTGAAGGTTTTGCTACACACCACAAGGCGGATTCCGGCTCGTGATGAGCTGGCGGTGGTCCAATTGGAGGAGGGTATACAACCGGTGGTTCAAATAGTGGTGGGGCAGGTATGAACCCTGTGGGTGAAGGAATTGAGAATGATGGTGGACTCGGCTCATAAGGTGGGCTTAGAATTGGTCCGGGTTGATATATGGCAGGCGAATCCGGGATGGTAGTTGTGGGGGGTGTGAAAGGTGTAGAATACGAGAAAGGTGGTGTGGGGTAGGAGGACGATGATGCTGGCGGTGTCGGGTAGGGTGATAATGATGATGCTGGCGGTGTTGGGTAGGATGGATATGATGATGTTGGCGGTGTCGGGtaggatgatgatggtggtggtggtggtggtggagtcgggtagggtgatgatgatgatgatgctggcgGCGTCGGGtaggatgacgatgatgatgatggcggTGTCGGGTAGGATGACGATGATGATGCTGGCGGTGTAGGGAAGGAGGAAGATGATGTGGGCGGTGTAGGGTAGGAGGAGGAAGATGATGCAGGCGGCGATGGGGTGTTAGATCCAATAGTGGGGGAGCCGTATACTGGCGGCATAGCGGTGGTTGAAGGCGGAGAATAACCCGGAGGATTTGCGCAGTAAGCCTCGGGTAAAACAGGAGTAAGAGGATCAACAGGAGGCAAAGGTAAATCATCTGCAAGATGATCAACAACATGAAATTTCAGTGTcgaagtcaacggaaaagtcaatgcTCCACGTAATCTTGCATCTGCACATACACAGGTAGCAACTTATAAGCTTATAAT includes these proteins:
- the LOC139853503 gene encoding uncharacterized protein, with translation MALTTEIRSLCSPLNNNLDFKWDHVIGNARLRGALTFPLTSTLKFHVVDHLADDLPLPPVDPLTPVLPEAYCANPPGYSPPSTTAMPPVYGSPTIGSNTPSPPASSSSSYPTPPTSSSSFPTPPASSSSSYPTPPSSSSSSYPTPPASSSSSPYPTPPPPPPPSSSYPTPPTSSYPSYPTPPASSLSPYPTPPASSSSYPTPPFSYSTPFTPPTTTIPDSPAIYQPGPILSPPYEPSPPSFSIPSPTGFIPAPPLFEPPVVYPPPIGPPPAHHEPESALWCVAKPSVPDPIIQEAMNYACGSGADCESLQPNGECFQPDTLFAHASYAFNSYWQRTKAAGGTCEFGGSAMLVTVDPSYDGCHFISF